In Beutenbergia cavernae DSM 12333, the DNA window ACCACCGCGAGGTCGAGCTCTCCTGGGAGATCCTCGACCCGATCATCGACTACTGGGAGCGCCACGGCCGTCCCGACGCGTACCGTCCGGGCACCTGGGGGCCGGAGAGCGCCGACGCCATGCTCGCCCGCGACGGACGGATCTGGAGGCGACCGTGATCATCCGGCTCGAGGAGACGACGACGTCGAAGGTCGCCGCCCGGCTCGTCGCGTTGCGGGAGGAGGGTGGTGCCGTCGCGCTCGGGCGCGTGCTCACGCTCATCGTCGTCGTCAACGGCGGGGACCTCGAGGAAGCCGTCGACGCGGCGAACGACGCCAGCCGCGAGCACCCCTGCCGCGTGATCGTCATCGTGGCGGGCGCGGCCGGCGAGGCGGACGGCCTCGACGCGGAGATCCGCGTCGGCGGCGACGCCGGTGCGAGCGAGGTCATCGTGCTGCGGCCGCACGGCGCCGTCCGCGAGACTCTCGACACGCTCGTCATGCCGCTCCTGCTCCCGGACGCGCCGATCGTCACGTGGTGGACGCACGAGGTGCCCGTCTCCCCCGCCGAGTCCCCGCTCGGCGTGATGGCGCAGCGGCGTATCACCGACGTGCTGCAGTGCCCCGACCCCAGGGCGGAGCTGACGAGGCTGGCGGCGCACCACAGCCCCGGCGACACCGACCTCGCCTGGGCCCGCGCGACGCTCTGGCGGGGTCTCATCTCCGCGGCGCTCGACGAGCCGCCGTTCGAGACCGTGCGCTCCGTGACGATCACGGGGAACAGTGCGCATCCCTCGGTCACGATGCTCGCGGCCTGGCTCGGGCTCGCCCTGCGCACGGCCATCACCGTGGAGCACGAGGCGGACGCGGTCGCGCTCACCGGCGTCCGTCTGACGCGCGCCGGTGGCGACATCGCGATGGTGCGACCCGAGGGCTCGTCCGTCCTGCACATCACCCGCCCCGACGGGATCAAGCAGAAGGTCTCGTTGCCGCTGCGCACGCTGTCGGACTGCCTCGTCGAGGAGCTCCGGCGGCTCGACCCGGACGAGGTGTACGGGACGGTGCTGACGAAGGGACTGGCGCGCCTCGCGAAGGAGGAGAAGCGATGAGCGCACGGGCCGTCGTCGTCCATCCCGACGCCGAGACGCTCGCCGAGGCGGTGGCCGCCCGGCTCGCGCTCGCGATCGCCGACGCCCAGGCGGTGGCGAGCCCGGTGCACGTGGTCCTCACCGGCGGCACCGCGGGCACCGCGTCGCTCGCCGCGCTCGGCCGCAGCCCGCTCCTCGGGCTGGTCGACCGGACGAGCCTGCACGTGTGGTGGGGCGACGAGCGTTTCCTCCCCGCCGGCGACCCGGACCGCAACGAGACGCAGGCGCGTGCCGCCCTGCTCGACGTGCTCGACCTGCCCGCCGGGAACGTGCATGCGGTGCCGGGACCCGACGTCGTCGGCTCGCCGGAGGATGCGGCGGCCGCGTACGCCGCCGAGCTCGCCGCGCACGCTCCCGACGGCGCTACGGTTCCGGGCTTCGCCGTCCTGCTGCTCGGCGTCGGCCCGGACGCGCACGTGGCATCGCTCTTCCCCGGGCAGCCGGCCCTCGACGTGACCGGGGTGGCCGCCGTCGGCGTCCAGGGTGCGCCGAAGCCGCCACCGGAACGGGTCTCCCTCACGTTCGAGGCGATCGCGGCGGCGCACCAGGTGTGGTTCGTCGTCGCCGGGGCGGACAAGGCCGACGCCGTCCGGGCGGGCCTCGGCGGCGTCGACGTCCACGAGGCGCCGGTGAGCGGGGCGCACGGGCACGACGTCACGCTGTGGCTGCTGGACGTGGCCGCGGCCGGATCCGAGGAGGACGACGGATGAGCGACGACTCAGCGCGCCAGGTGTGGGCCGAGGTCGACGACTGGGCGGCGCAGGCGCTGCTGCCCGCGGACCCGGTGCTCGAGGCGACGCTGGAGGCGAGCACGGCGGCCGGCC includes these proteins:
- a CDS encoding glucose-6-phosphate dehydrogenase assembly protein OpcA, yielding MIIRLEETTTSKVAARLVALREEGGAVALGRVLTLIVVVNGGDLEEAVDAANDASREHPCRVIVIVAGAAGEADGLDAEIRVGGDAGASEVIVLRPHGAVRETLDTLVMPLLLPDAPIVTWWTHEVPVSPAESPLGVMAQRRITDVLQCPDPRAELTRLAAHHSPGDTDLAWARATLWRGLISAALDEPPFETVRSVTITGNSAHPSVTMLAAWLGLALRTAITVEHEADAVALTGVRLTRAGGDIAMVRPEGSSVLHITRPDGIKQKVSLPLRTLSDCLVEELRRLDPDEVYGTVLTKGLARLAKEEKR
- the pgl gene encoding 6-phosphogluconolactonase, which encodes MSARAVVVHPDAETLAEAVAARLALAIADAQAVASPVHVVLTGGTAGTASLAALGRSPLLGLVDRTSLHVWWGDERFLPAGDPDRNETQARAALLDVLDLPAGNVHAVPGPDVVGSPEDAAAAYAAELAAHAPDGATVPGFAVLLLGVGPDAHVASLFPGQPALDVTGVAAVGVQGAPKPPPERVSLTFEAIAAAHQVWFVVAGADKADAVRAGLGGVDVHEAPVSGAHGHDVTLWLLDVAAAGSEEDDG